A genome region from Dickeya dadantii NCPPB 898 includes the following:
- the glnQ gene encoding glutamine ABC transporter ATP-binding protein GlnQ → MIEFKNVSKHYGQTQVLHDINLNINQGEVVVIIGPSGSGKSTLLRCINKLEEISSGELVVDGLTVNDPKVDERLIRQEAGMVFQQFYLFPHLTALENVAFGPIRVRGASKADAEKLARELLGKVGLAERAHHYPSELSGGQQQRVAIARALAVKPKLMLFDEPTSALDPELRHEVLNVMKDLAEEGMTMVIVTHEVGFAQKVASRLIFIDKGRIAEDGHPDTLISNPPSDRLREFLQHVS, encoded by the coding sequence ATGATTGAATTTAAAAACGTATCGAAACACTACGGTCAGACTCAGGTACTGCACGACATCAACCTGAACATCAATCAGGGTGAAGTAGTAGTGATCATCGGGCCGTCCGGCTCCGGGAAATCCACCCTGCTGCGCTGCATCAACAAGCTCGAAGAGATCAGCAGCGGCGAACTGGTGGTGGACGGCCTGACCGTCAACGACCCGAAAGTGGACGAGCGCCTGATCCGTCAGGAAGCGGGCATGGTGTTCCAGCAGTTCTACCTGTTCCCGCACCTGACTGCGCTGGAAAACGTGGCCTTCGGCCCGATTCGGGTACGCGGCGCCAGCAAGGCCGACGCGGAGAAACTAGCCCGTGAGCTGTTGGGCAAAGTGGGTCTGGCGGAGCGCGCGCACCACTACCCGTCCGAGCTGTCCGGCGGCCAGCAGCAGCGTGTGGCGATCGCCCGTGCGCTGGCGGTCAAACCTAAGCTGATGCTGTTTGACGAGCCGACCTCGGCGCTGGACCCGGAGCTGCGCCACGAAGTGCTGAACGTGATGAAAGATCTGGCCGAAGAAGGCATGACCATGGTCATCGTGACCCATGAAGTGGGTTTTGCCCAAAAAGTGGCCTCCCGCTTGATCTTCATCGATAAAGGCCGTATTGCCGAAGACGGTCATCCGGATACGTTGATTTCTAATCCGCCCAGCGATCGCCTGCGCGAGTTTTTACAGCACGTTTCCTGA
- a CDS encoding DUF1349 domain-containing protein, translating into MKTIRSRHPQRRLNALLGGLLFGAYGVANDASAADTQRCAGSVAAAEQATFDKGDQDLSYSRINGLYQRPTATGVTLVGDNDGEANKYVEPIKGSKEGKYLLLHAGEHLTLTGQGYFLMHWELNYFNRGGTLLAENAPLVTTTQGFIKKVALTDRYAPDYSLDGAPGRSAVWNAGTQTSTGNPMVPFTVGSPAGNGEIMPSLWLNEIFYLDGTATLTQREGPVDYDLSITPLTLNDVNNRLAATRYRVNAKTLRAGISLDPYTGADKPPASPDSLTAGAISSSVVQLDWNDCSDNERGFIVEYSYAGTFGDGAYDTTPRAYEAGGAYTSAESLGPGATSVEVGTLAPNTAYAFRVKAYNQAGDSVYSNVVNVTTPPASPLSDAWKRQDIGKTDTPGTATEDQEVIALEAHTGDMWGAADAFNFVYQPLKGDGSITARLIDLRYNDPYAKAGLMIRNTLSDSSAYVLTGYTASAGAMSQWRSKDGSATGSRGVFAKSENGSQPTWLRLTRDGNTFISEVSDDGLNWTRLNKLINPNMNDTLYIGLALSSHNGGNGKVSFDNVSIKR; encoded by the coding sequence ATGAAAACCATCCGTTCTCGCCACCCCCAACGCCGACTCAACGCCCTGCTTGGCGGATTGCTGTTCGGCGCCTACGGAGTGGCCAACGACGCTAGCGCCGCCGACACGCAACGCTGTGCCGGGTCCGTCGCGGCGGCCGAACAGGCGACGTTCGATAAAGGCGATCAGGATCTGTCCTATTCCAGGATCAACGGCCTGTACCAGCGGCCGACGGCGACCGGCGTCACGCTGGTCGGCGACAACGATGGCGAGGCGAATAAATACGTCGAACCCATCAAAGGTTCAAAGGAAGGGAAATACCTGCTGTTGCACGCCGGCGAGCACCTGACCCTGACCGGTCAGGGATATTTTCTGATGCACTGGGAACTGAACTATTTCAACCGCGGCGGCACCTTGCTGGCGGAAAATGCGCCGCTGGTGACAACCACGCAGGGCTTTATCAAAAAGGTCGCGTTGACCGATCGCTACGCGCCGGATTATAGCCTTGACGGCGCGCCCGGCCGCTCCGCCGTGTGGAACGCCGGTACCCAAACCAGCACCGGCAACCCGATGGTTCCCTTTACCGTCGGATCGCCGGCCGGTAACGGCGAAATCATGCCCAGCCTGTGGCTCAACGAAATTTTCTATCTGGACGGCACCGCCACCCTCACCCAGCGCGAAGGTCCGGTGGATTACGATCTCAGCATCACGCCGCTGACGCTCAACGACGTGAACAACCGGCTGGCCGCGACGCGTTATCGCGTCAACGCTAAAACCTTGCGTGCGGGGATATCGTTGGATCCCTACACCGGCGCAGATAAACCACCAGCCTCACCGGACAGCCTGACCGCCGGCGCGATCTCCAGTTCGGTGGTGCAACTGGACTGGAACGACTGTTCGGATAATGAGCGCGGCTTTATCGTCGAATATTCCTATGCCGGCACCTTCGGCGATGGCGCTTATGACACCACGCCCCGTGCCTATGAAGCCGGCGGCGCCTACACCAGCGCCGAATCGCTGGGGCCGGGCGCCACCTCGGTGGAGGTGGGCACGCTGGCCCCCAACACTGCCTACGCGTTCCGGGTGAAGGCTTACAATCAGGCTGGCGATTCCGTTTACTCCAACGTGGTCAACGTGACCACGCCGCCGGCATCTCCGCTCAGCGACGCATGGAAACGGCAGGACATCGGCAAAACCGATACGCCCGGTACCGCCACCGAAGATCAGGAGGTGATTGCGCTGGAAGCGCATACCGGCGATATGTGGGGTGCCGCCGACGCCTTCAATTTCGTCTATCAACCCCTGAAAGGCGACGGCAGTATTACGGCGCGGCTGATCGATCTGCGGTATAACGACCCTTACGCCAAAGCCGGCCTGATGATACGCAATACCCTTTCCGACAGCAGCGCCTATGTGCTGACGGGGTATACCGCGTCAGCCGGCGCGATGTCGCAATGGCGCAGCAAAGACGGCTCCGCCACCGGCAGCAGAGGCGTTTTCGCCAAATCCGAAAACGGCAGCCAGCCCACCTGGCTGCGATTAACCCGCGACGGCAACACCTTTATCTCGGAGGTTTCCGACGACGGCCTGAACTGGACCAGACTCAACAAACTCATCAATCCCAACATGAACGATACGCTGTATATCGGGCTGGCGCTGTCATCCCACAATGGCGGCAACGGCAAAGTCAGCTTCGATAACGTCAGCATTAAACGCTGA
- the glnP gene encoding glutamine ABC transporter permease GlnP, which yields MQFDWSVIWPSIPQLLEGAQMTLLISVLGLLGGLVIGVMAGFARVYGGWFSNRIALVFIEVIRGTPMVIQIMYIYFALPMMLTSVRIDPVTAAIITIMINSGAYIAEITRGAVLSIHKGFTEAGLALGLSHRATLRHVITPLALRRMLPPLGNQWIISIKDTSLCIVIGVSELTRQAQEIIAGNFRALEILTATAIIYLVITLVLTIGMRWLERRLKII from the coding sequence ATGCAGTTTGACTGGAGTGTCATTTGGCCGTCTATCCCTCAATTGCTGGAAGGGGCCCAAATGACTCTGCTGATTTCCGTGCTGGGGCTGTTGGGCGGCTTGGTTATCGGCGTTATGGCGGGTTTTGCCCGTGTCTATGGCGGGTGGTTCTCTAACCGCATCGCGTTGGTTTTTATCGAAGTGATCCGTGGCACCCCCATGGTGATACAGATAATGTACATCTACTTCGCTCTTCCCATGATGCTGACATCGGTTCGCATAGACCCGGTTACCGCAGCCATCATCACTATCATGATTAACTCGGGTGCCTACATCGCCGAGATTACACGCGGTGCGGTGTTGTCTATCCATAAAGGCTTTACCGAAGCGGGTTTGGCGCTGGGGTTATCGCACCGTGCCACCTTGCGCCATGTGATTACGCCGCTGGCATTACGTCGTATGCTGCCGCCGCTGGGCAACCAGTGGATCATCAGTATTAAAGACACGTCATTGTGTATTGTGATTGGTGTATCTGAGCTCACGCGTCAGGCACAGGAAATCATTGCGGGTAATTTCCGCGCGTTGGAAATACTGACCGCCACGGCGATTATCTATCTGGTCATTACACTGGTTCTTACCATTGGAATGCGCTGGCTGGAAAGAAGACTGAAGATTATATGA